A window of the Danio aesculapii chromosome 10, fDanAes4.1, whole genome shotgun sequence genome harbors these coding sequences:
- the adrb3b gene encoding adrenoceptor beta 3b isoform X1: protein MSANTTTLIPEDVKPLLVLSLALVIFLTVIGNLLVILAIVRTPFLHTTTNVFIISMAFADLIMGCVVQPLGLSMVVAGKWVLGNPMCDLWTSLDVFCVTASIETLCAIAVERYIAITRPLEHQVLLGKRRAGYIVCMVWIVSSLVSFVPILNHNSRANYLAANDCYNNSECCDFHTNQHYAIFSSVISFYVPLVVMVFLYGKVFAIANKQLKLIGKDRLRFLSSCNEDSCENPESSVRSYSRRTTRHVVKEHKALKTLGIIMGIFSLCWLPFFIFNIIKSFNPEVPTQLVFLLLNWLGYANSGLNPIIYCHSPEYRKAFFNLLGCKKPKHFNQTTMNKHLQSLTSCIQSNSSVRMNCMGHKDPIARGGNTCSDTSSVLKGEEVEIQPHNDSNMTRINVAEMLKVRNKSQVLNANKTV from the coding sequence ATGAGCGCCAACACCACCACCCTGATTCCTGAAGATGTAAAGCCCCTGCTGGTTCTTTCTCTGGCGTTGGTCATCTTCTTGACGGTGATTGGAAACCTGCTGGTCATCCTGGCGATCGTTCGTACCCCTttcctccacaccaccaccaatgtCTTCATCATCTCTATGGCATTCGCTGATCTCATTATGGGCTGTGTGGTCCAGCCTTTAGGACTCAGTATGGTGGTGGCTGGGAAATGGGTTTTGGGGAACCCTATGTGCGACCTGTGGACGTCTTTAGACGTGTTCTGCGTCACCGCCAGCATCGAGACGTTGTGCGCCATCGCTGTTGAGCGCTACATTGCGATTACCAGACCTCTGGAGCATCAGGTACTGTTGGGAAAACGCAGAGCCGGCTACATCGTATGCATGGTGTGGATTGTGTCATCGTTAGTTTCCTTCGTGCCAATACTGAACCATAATTCTCGTGCAAATTATTTAGCAGCAAATGACTGCTACAACAACTCGGAGTGCTGCGATTTCCATACTAACCAGCACTACGCCATCTTCTCCTCTGTGATTTCCTTCTACGTGCCGCTTGTTGTTATGGTGTTTCTGTATGGGAAGGTGTTTGCCATTGCAAACAAACAGTTGAAACTCATCGGTAAAGACAGACTTCGTTTTCTGAGCTCTTGCAATGAAGACTCTTGTGAAAATCCTGAAAGTTCAGTTCGAAGTTACAGTCGGAGAACAACAAGGCATGTTGTAAAAGAACACAAGGCGCTCAAGACTCTAGGGATCATCATGGGCATCTTCAGTCTCTGTTGGCTGCCCTTCTTCATCTTCAATATCATCAAAAGTTTTAATCCTGAAGTGCCAACACAGCTTGTGTTTCTCCTGTTGAACTGGCTGGGTTACGCCAACTCAGGCCTGAACCCAATCATCTACTGCCACAGTCCTGAGTACCGCAAGGCTTTCTTTAATCTCTTAGGGTGTAAAAAACCCAAGCATTTTAACCAAACCACCATGAACAAACATCTACAAAGCCTCACCTCGTGCATCCAGAGCAACAGTTCTGTAAGAATGAACTGCATGGGTCACAAAGATCCAATTGCACGGGGCGGGAACACTTGCTCTGACACGAGTTCAGTTTTAAAAGGAGAAGAGGTAGAAATTCAGCCTCACAATGACTCAAACATGACAAGGATCAATGTAGCAGAGATGTTGAAGGTAAGGAACAAATCACAAGTGTTGAATGCTAATAAAACTGTTTAG
- the adrb3b gene encoding adrenoceptor beta 3b isoform X2, with product MSANTTTLIPEDVKPLLVLSLALVIFLTVIGNLLVILAIVRTPFLHTTTNVFIISMAFADLIMGCVVQPLGLSMVVAGKWVLGNPMCDLWTSLDVFCVTASIETLCAIAVERYIAITRPLEHQVLLGKRRAGYIVCMVWIVSSLVSFVPILNHNSRANYLAANDCYNNSECCDFHTNQHYAIFSSVISFYVPLVVMVFLYGKVFAIANKQLKLIGKDRLRFLSSCNEDSCENPESSVRSYSRRTTRHVVKEHKALKTLGIIMGIFSLCWLPFFIFNIIKSFNPEVPTQLVFLLLNWLGYANSGLNPIIYCHSPEYRKAFFNLLGCKKPKHFNQTTMNKHLQSLTSCIQSNSSVRMNCMGHKDPIARGGNTCSDTSSVLKGEEVEIQPHNDSNMTRINVAEMLKGH from the exons ATGAGCGCCAACACCACCACCCTGATTCCTGAAGATGTAAAGCCCCTGCTGGTTCTTTCTCTGGCGTTGGTCATCTTCTTGACGGTGATTGGAAACCTGCTGGTCATCCTGGCGATCGTTCGTACCCCTttcctccacaccaccaccaatgtCTTCATCATCTCTATGGCATTCGCTGATCTCATTATGGGCTGTGTGGTCCAGCCTTTAGGACTCAGTATGGTGGTGGCTGGGAAATGGGTTTTGGGGAACCCTATGTGCGACCTGTGGACGTCTTTAGACGTGTTCTGCGTCACCGCCAGCATCGAGACGTTGTGCGCCATCGCTGTTGAGCGCTACATTGCGATTACCAGACCTCTGGAGCATCAGGTACTGTTGGGAAAACGCAGAGCCGGCTACATCGTATGCATGGTGTGGATTGTGTCATCGTTAGTTTCCTTCGTGCCAATACTGAACCATAATTCTCGTGCAAATTATTTAGCAGCAAATGACTGCTACAACAACTCGGAGTGCTGCGATTTCCATACTAACCAGCACTACGCCATCTTCTCCTCTGTGATTTCCTTCTACGTGCCGCTTGTTGTTATGGTGTTTCTGTATGGGAAGGTGTTTGCCATTGCAAACAAACAGTTGAAACTCATCGGTAAAGACAGACTTCGTTTTCTGAGCTCTTGCAATGAAGACTCTTGTGAAAATCCTGAAAGTTCAGTTCGAAGTTACAGTCGGAGAACAACAAGGCATGTTGTAAAAGAACACAAGGCGCTCAAGACTCTAGGGATCATCATGGGCATCTTCAGTCTCTGTTGGCTGCCCTTCTTCATCTTCAATATCATCAAAAGTTTTAATCCTGAAGTGCCAACACAGCTTGTGTTTCTCCTGTTGAACTGGCTGGGTTACGCCAACTCAGGCCTGAACCCAATCATCTACTGCCACAGTCCTGAGTACCGCAAGGCTTTCTTTAATCTCTTAGGGTGTAAAAAACCCAAGCATTTTAACCAAACCACCATGAACAAACATCTACAAAGCCTCACCTCGTGCATCCAGAGCAACAGTTCTGTAAGAATGAACTGCATGGGTCACAAAGATCCAATTGCACGGGGCGGGAACACTTGCTCTGACACGAGTTCAGTTTTAAAAGGAGAAGAGGTAGAAATTCAGCCTCACAATGACTCAAACATGACAAGGATCAATGTAGCAGAGATGTTGAAG GGCCACTGA